From Xyrauchen texanus isolate HMW12.3.18 chromosome 12, RBS_HiC_50CHRs, whole genome shotgun sequence, one genomic window encodes:
- the LOC127652439 gene encoding nuclear factor 7, ovary-like, producing the protein MDSLSVEEHSCPVCFEIYKNPVLLSCSHSVCKECLQQFWKTKRTQECPVCRRYSRKKPPRNLALKNLCELFVKERNEKEGNEKEICSLHREKLKLFCLDDKQPVCFVCRDSEKHVNHKFRPISEVISSYKEELNTALKSLQEKLKHTENMKGECDKSVRHIKTQAEHTERQIKEQFKKLHEFLRHEEEATITELREEEEQKSQMMKKKLEEMNTHISALSHTIKDMEEMMKANDDVSFLKNFNVTMERVQISQPDPQMTSGAFIHVPHYLGNLTFRVWKKMQDIVHKTPVILDPNTAYPNLILSDDLTSVRFRYNSQILPDNPERINCDLCVLGSEGFNSGTHCWDVEVKDNIDWRLGVTTASNPRKGNVFFKTDVWGVGNTGFSSAAFIVTQNFERVRVHLDYDGGKVSFSDPVTNTHLHTFTHTFTHTLLPFFWSYDATSLRILPVKFTVISDPAY; encoded by the exons ATGGATTCTCTCTCTGTGGAAGAACATTCTTGTCCCGTGTGCTTTGAAATCTACAAGAATCCTGTTCTTCTGTCGTGTAGTCACAGTGTGTGTAAAGAGTGTCTTCAACAGTTCTGGAAAACCAAGAGAACTCAGGAGTGTCCTGTCTGCAGGAGATATTCAAGAAAAAAACCTCCTCGTAATCTGGCATTGAAGAATTTATGTGAGTTGTTTGTGAAGGAAAGAAATGAGAAGGAGGGAAATGAGAAGGAGATCTGCAGTTTACACAgagagaaactcaaactcttctgtCTGGATGATAAACAGCCGGTGTGTTTCGTGTGCAGAGATTCAGAGAAACACGTCAATCATAAATTCAGACCCATCAGTGAAGTTATTTCATCTTACAAG GAGGAACTCAATACAGCACTGAAGTCTTTACAAGAGAAactcaaacacacagaaaacatgAAAGGAGAGTGTGATAAATCAGTGCGACACATCAAG ACTCAAGCTGAGCACACAGAGCGTCAGATTAAAGAGCAGTTTAAGAAGCTTCATGAGTTTCTCCGACATGAAGAAGAAGCTACAATCACTGaactgagagaggaagaggagcagaagaGTCAGATGATGAAGAAGAAGCTTGAGGAGATGAACACACACATCTCAGCTCTTTCACACACAATCAAAGACATGGAGGAAATGATGAAAGCCAATGACGATGTCTCATTTCTAAAG aACTTTAATGTGACAATGGAAAG AGTCCAGATCTCACAGCCGGATCCACAGATGACTTCTGGAGCTTTCATTCATGTGCCACATTACTTGGGCAACCTGACATTCAGAGTCTGGAAGAAGATGCAAGACATTGTCCACAAGA CTCCTGTGATTCTGGATCCAAACACTGCATATCCAAATCTGATCCTGTCTGATGATCTGACCAGTGTGAGATTCAGATATAACAGTCAAATATTACCTGATAATCCAGAGAGAATTAACTGTGATCTGTGTGTTCTGGGTTCAGAGGGGTTTAACTCAGGAACACACTGCTGGGATGTGGAGGTTAAAGACAATATAGACTGGAGGCTTGGAGTAACTACAGCATCAAACCCGAGGAagggaaatgttttctttaaaactgATGTCTGGGGTGTGGGGAACACAGGGTTTTCCTCCGCTGCGTTTATTGTCACACAAAATTTTGAGCGTGTGAGAGTTCATCTGGATTATGACGGAGGAAAAGTGTCATTCTCTGATCCTGTAActaacacacatctacacacattcacacacacatttacacacacactcttgccatTCTTCTGGAGTTATGATGCCACTTCTCTGAGGATTTTACCAGTTAAATTCACAGTAATATCTGATCCTGCTTACTGA